In Mycolicibacterium aubagnense, the DNA window GACCGGTGGCCGGCCCGAGGCCCAACAGGTTCAGCGCGTTGTAGCCCTCGACCGCGACCAGCGCCCCGGCCGTGATACCCAGCACCCCAGCGACATTCAGCGTGCCGCCGCCCACCACGATCGAGCCGTTACCCCACGTGATGTCCGACAGCAGCCGCAGCAGTTCCTTGCGGTAGCGCAACCACATCGTCGGCACGGCCAGCACGACCCGGCCGAAGAACTCGACCATGTGACCGGTGCGCCCGGCCACCTTCAGCAGCCCGTTGCCGACCGCGGCGACCGGCCGCAAGAGTTGCGGGGTGAATGTTGACGGAGCGGCCATGTCAGATCGACGTCTTCGGGAACACGATGACGTACAACTGGCTCATCACCACGTTGACGATCATCATCAGCAGTACGGATTCCACCACCGCGGCATTCACCGAGTTGGCCACACCGGCCGGACCGCCGCGGGTGTCGAGGCCTTTGTGGCAACTGATCACCGCCACGATCACGCCGAAGACGATGGCCTTCACCATGGCCAGCGCCAGGTCGCCGACGGTCGAGAACGACGAGAACGTGGCGATGAACGAACCCGGAGTGCCGTTCTGCAGGTAGACGTTGAACATGTAGCTCGCCAGGTAGCCCACGAAGCTTGTGACGCCGGTCAGCAGCACACCGATGAGGACCAGCGCGACCAGCCGCGGCACGACGAGGCGCTGGATCGGCGACACCCCCATGACCTCCATGGCGGAGATCTCCTCACGCATGGTCCGCGACCCGAGATCGGCGCAGACGGCCGAACCGACCGCTGTTGCCAGCAGCAACGAGGCGACCAGCGGCGCGCCCTGCCGGATGACCACCAGGCCGGTGGCCGCACCCGAGAGCGATGAGGCCCCGACCTGGCCCGCCAGCAGGGCGAACTGGATCGACAGCGTCACGCTGATCGGGATGGTCACCAGAACCGTTGGGGTCAAGGCGGTTCCGGCCATGAACGCGGCCTGATCCAGGAACTCGCGTACCTGGAACCGCCGCTTGACGATGTCGAAGAACAAGTACTCCAGCGTCCGCAGCCCGAGCACGATCTGACCGCCGGCGGTGCTCAGCGACGCGATGGGATGGTTCTGCAGAT includes these proteins:
- a CDS encoding MlaE family ABC transporter permease codes for the protein MTDQAQPRGVAKWGAIAEAIDWVKRYLQNHPIASLSTAGGQIVLGLRTLEYLFFDIVKRRFQVREFLDQAAFMAGTALTPTVLVTIPISVTLSIQFALLAGQVGASSLSGAATGLVVIRQGAPLVASLLLATAVGSAVCADLGSRTMREEISAMEVMGVSPIQRLVVPRLVALVLIGVLLTGVTSFVGYLASYMFNVYLQNGTPGSFIATFSSFSTVGDLALAMVKAIVFGVIVAVISCHKGLDTRGGPAGVANSVNAAVVESVLLMMIVNVVMSQLYVIVFPKTSI